The DNA segment TAAAACATCAACAGGATTTAGATAATTTGACTCTGACCTCGCAGCCATTCAAGACACTAAAACTTTTCACATTTGCGGTCATACTATATCTCAAACGATCAGTGGCATATCTTCTATCACATGGTGTATGGCTTATGCTATTGAGTATCTTACCTTTGATTTCTGGTGTACTGCTTTTGACTGTCGATGGTCCTCATGAGAAGGTAATGAAATATTTGCTTTGACGGTTTTGAATAATCTAATAGGTTTACTATGGTTGAACGTGGATGATAGTAATTTTCCCATATTTGCTTGTGTTATTGTCTTATTAGTAGATGAAGCATGTTGGGATATGCTTTATGCTTCTTTAATCTAAAATGCAGCATGTCGAGGAAGTTATGAGATATATGCGATTTGGACTATGGTGGGTGGCCCTTGGTGTCGCATCCTCCATTGGACTTGGTAAGCAAAATCAGCATGGTCATTCTAATTTATCGATGCTATTGACTGTGATGATCGACTAatcctttaaaaatatttatctgAAGAGAAACCTAGAGAATGTCACTGAGGTGTTCACATTTTCTGCATTCAATATTGTGAAACCTTACCTGTCAAATGGTCATTGTTTGCGGATTCATTATCTCTTTGTGTTGAACATGCatctaaatatataaatataaacaccaaaataACTCTCTCcctctccaaaaaaaaaaacaaactaaCTATTTaaccttttgaaattatgagTCATTGACAAAGTATATACTTGCTGTATCAGGTAGCATCTTCCCCTGTTATTTTACTGAACTATTTGCTCCTCTGTTTTCATATAGGATCTGGATTGCACACTTTTGTTCTTTATCTGGGACCTCATATTGCCTTCTTCACCATAAAAGCAATGCAGTGTGGCCGAATAGACATCAAAAGTGCTCCATATGATACAATACAACTAAAAAAAAGCCCATCATGGCTTGGCAAGGATTGTGCCGAATTTGGACCCCCGATCTTTCAGTCCTCAGATGGTATTATAAGGGTTCCCCTAAGCAGCATATTACCACAGGTGCAGTTGGAGGCCATGCTCTGGGGCCTTGGGACTGCTCTTGGTGAACTTCCCCCTTATTTCATTTCCCGGGCTGGTAAGTGATACATTGATTGTTTTATCTGTGTCGGACAGTAAACTGCCTTTGTTGATTCGGTTTTAATGGAAATTGTAGCTGTAAGAACAGGAGAGACATGACTCCTAGGATGATATAAACATTAACTATGTTACATGAGACGATTGAAAAAAATGTTGTTTCTGTTTATTTCAAGATTCTCCAATCATGACTTATATTATTCGACTGTCGAACAGTTTAGTTGATGTGACCATATTATTTTGATTATGTCTTGAATCGTGAAAATTTTTGTTACCATTTTATTGGAAGTTAGTTAATGCCTGGTTTTATCATTATAGGAACCTTACATTTATCTTCTTCATGATACAGCAAGCTTATCAGGTAACAGAGTTGACGCAATGAAAGAATTGGATGCTTCTTCAACAGAAGATGGCGGGTTTATATCTGCACAATTGAATCAAATCAAACGCTGGTTCTTATCACATGCTCAATATTTAAACTTTGTCACAATTTTGATTCTTGCTTCGGTCAGTGTCATTCCTCATTCTCTTGCTTCTTGCATGAATTGGATCATTTCTTCACATTTTCCTTGTTATTACAAATAATTTTTAGGTACCAAATCCTTTATTTGATCTTGCCGGCATTATGTGTGGACAATTTGGAATTCCCTTCTGGGAGTTCTTTCTCGCAACGATGATAGGCAAAGCTATCGTTAAAACTCACATCCAGGTCGATAAAACTTACC comes from the Henckelia pumila isolate YLH828 chromosome 1, ASM3356847v2, whole genome shotgun sequence genome and includes:
- the LOC140891062 gene encoding vacuole membrane protein KMS1-like, which gives rise to MGSKKKSKSRKNSRDRGVLISGLQIKHQQDLDNLTLTSQPFKTLKLFTFAVILYLKRSVAYLLSHGVWLMLLSILPLISGVLLLTVDGPHEKHVEEVMRYMRFGLWWVALGVASSIGLGSGLHTFVLYLGPHIAFFTIKAMQCGRIDIKSAPYDTIQLKKSPSWLGKDCAEFGPPIFQSSDGIIRVPLSSILPQVQLEAMLWGLGTALGELPPYFISRAASLSGNRVDAMKELDASSTEDGGFISAQLNQIKRWFLSHAQYLNFVTILILASVPNPLFDLAGIMCGQFGIPFWEFFLATMIGKAIVKTHIQTVFIISVCNNQLLDWIENELLWVLSLVPGFNSILPDLTAKLHSMKAKYLANKPHIPSNIEAKKWDFSPAFIWNTVVWLMLMNFFLKIVNTTAQRYLKKQQDEEIAALRNKSPKYSDDSDSSSR